A stretch of Microbulbifer sp. SAOS-129_SWC DNA encodes these proteins:
- a CDS encoding autotransporter outer membrane beta-barrel domain-containing protein: MAVKQGFPSAPSRLTSAVRTALFTSAAVTAIAVGAPGHNAYAQQVGSCNPTTIENTGSALCSGAFDASIEFDVADMTVVDATTGDSTLSAGDISVVVAEGSTASGIAVTSVTAAEAGAESMGSVTIENHGDIANSGENDIEVDPSLIVSKPNHGIRIWRRTAGENSGYWWGSSVAIDENGDAVGDAKDFDHHITNQEFDSYLNIDPSSADYGDRDNAGAGPVEDLTFISAPEGTFGSGAIGILSAETEAGDIAITNTGDLTAGSGGSITYYSDYRVINATGSFANIDTDGDGVLDTRVYGGRDQVSLREDDIKSATVYAAGIAANSTSGNIAVKNEGTITAGDTTKGIVVETVDGDIAIANSGDISTGDNSIGIHAKSAIVTEYSGVSYHYTASQAYATEYNQAQRSFFGGVTPPSYSHFVREYDVTANTVDTTDSVIAVENSGNISVGAAGTGIKAENPSGERIDIVNSGDISVAEGAGGTGIYASTSANLEAKKEQEYCFRGCTYERSDAYYVESGEANELNVKYGLSNREEFRGEVARGEGTIDFNSTEQKELFGFGAEMPTGLYYTHLQAVMGGSIVFPTPTGEYTEVQTKHYREYVQWTATGYFDDEGDIAISNSGNIDMSDATFGVGIQAVGLGDTAIVNSGDIDVGTLGRGIVSQGAGKTEIYNSGAINLNSAGSAGITVASQHFGDDVELSGNAADQATADAFGGFHNDDTLVINDGVIQAFNDSSELIEYGEAGTVAAIPLTTAGISVSAHNANFQNSSVKFTQYGQGVVDHINASNYARHEADMEAYAAGDIALDEVWEYNKIEIDESVELSNVRVVNSGDIALSDFSSGIEVRARYGDVVVQNSGDISVGDGIHAVSPVYSAFNSNSAGVKLNNFGIEGLANHYLFNTGTVTAGDMGDGLVSQSFHGSSTVVNDGVVTVGDGHIILAADSPLDSDHGRLTHGVTSVTGGGHDAYATAVNNGEINSGDRSIGMVASNAFTTGAFISDEFGHDFTASAINSGIINTGDNSIGILLNGYTAMAYNSGSITVGGGHVQDTNLIKAGAGMSSATSAAGNATGLMHVLVNAGEIRGGDQMIGVHANAVTAYAIQQATGSISLGSDTAGLVAIGQSANAQNAGIVTTGDSSSGMVARGDRFATLFNSGQVSVGDDSIGAQAFGVLARVQNSGTISAGDNSTAVRLSSAIINQVDPETGEVLGQLGGYVQNQGTISAGHNGIAIESTEDYAASIINSGVIEGSIVMGNGDDLLYNAVQTDENGYAVGAGRIVLNDASIDMGEGVNTFRNVFGDIAFSGESVIDLGTAGVMQNYSSGESYVSISSMDGTIGDTLTINGDVNFTTVQGNNGLLLVDTSSMGSDSIVINGDLTVDEQLNAAGDTKPSNLRVGMNVLDQGKGQQTAEILTVNGEQKLDNVVLAGLGGDFADTIVNAEMQQDANGNWVIAYTSGLSNLGAAASSVSHLAEGFWMRSATAFQDSERAVNASEYGRVAGFQMWTTGFHTDSDVDSQGDVAGQKLGFTQLLSGSMVGATYSTKLGGSWLSVSPIVGYGSADGSQMEQQSSSALNTKSLALSGTWSMADFYASAIYQKVDFDAFVSAAGSRGNTSGKAHGFSLEAGWNYVLDSGIALTPFAQWNDVKVEMDAFTSSDGNFDYAYDLGNSKRARLGMNLSKSFKFSDGVVMPYATVSVLDTQNANNHDLYSNGVAFSSDVSGQGFNLDFGVDGRFSTWSVKGGLGVHSGDVDKNGLSASFSITRNL, from the coding sequence ATGGCCGTTAAACAAGGCTTTCCAAGCGCGCCGAGCCGGCTGACCTCGGCGGTTCGTACTGCTCTCTTTACTTCTGCTGCGGTCACTGCCATTGCAGTCGGTGCGCCCGGCCATAACGCCTACGCACAACAGGTGGGCAGCTGTAATCCAACCACCATCGAAAATACCGGCAGCGCACTGTGTAGCGGCGCCTTCGACGCGAGTATCGAGTTCGACGTTGCGGACATGACTGTGGTGGATGCTACCACCGGTGACTCGACTCTCAGCGCGGGCGACATTTCCGTTGTGGTCGCCGAGGGCAGCACCGCATCAGGAATTGCCGTTACCTCCGTCACTGCCGCAGAAGCCGGCGCAGAGTCGATGGGTTCGGTAACGATCGAGAACCACGGTGATATCGCCAACAGTGGTGAAAATGACATCGAGGTGGACCCTTCGCTCATCGTCAGCAAGCCAAATCACGGCATTCGCATCTGGCGGCGCACTGCGGGCGAGAACAGCGGCTACTGGTGGGGCAGCTCGGTCGCCATCGATGAAAATGGCGATGCCGTTGGCGATGCAAAAGATTTCGACCACCACATCACCAACCAGGAATTTGATTCCTACCTCAACATTGACCCGTCTTCCGCCGACTATGGCGACCGCGACAATGCGGGCGCCGGCCCGGTAGAGGATCTCACCTTTATCTCGGCACCCGAGGGTACCTTCGGCAGTGGTGCCATCGGCATACTCTCTGCGGAAACCGAAGCGGGCGATATCGCGATTACCAACACCGGTGACCTCACCGCCGGTAGCGGTGGTTCCATTACCTACTACTCCGATTACCGGGTGATTAACGCGACGGGCAGCTTTGCAAATATCGATACTGATGGCGACGGTGTTCTCGACACCCGTGTGTACGGCGGTCGCGATCAAGTCAGCTTGCGTGAAGACGATATCAAGTCGGCAACCGTGTATGCGGCCGGCATCGCTGCGAACAGCACTTCGGGCAATATCGCCGTCAAGAATGAAGGCACAATTACCGCGGGCGATACCACCAAGGGTATCGTTGTGGAAACTGTCGATGGCGATATTGCCATTGCCAACAGCGGCGATATCTCCACCGGCGATAATTCCATTGGCATTCACGCAAAAAGTGCGATCGTCACCGAATATTCCGGTGTGTCCTATCACTACACCGCCAGTCAGGCGTATGCGACCGAATACAATCAGGCGCAACGCAGTTTCTTCGGCGGCGTTACACCGCCGAGCTATTCGCACTTTGTCCGCGAATACGACGTAACCGCGAACACCGTCGATACCACAGACAGCGTTATCGCCGTGGAGAACTCCGGCAATATCAGCGTTGGTGCCGCGGGCACCGGCATCAAGGCTGAAAACCCCTCCGGCGAGCGCATCGATATTGTCAACTCCGGTGATATTTCCGTCGCTGAAGGTGCCGGTGGTACAGGTATTTACGCCTCCACCTCGGCAAATCTGGAAGCCAAGAAAGAGCAGGAATACTGCTTCCGCGGCTGTACTTATGAGCGCAGCGACGCCTATTACGTTGAGAGCGGTGAAGCCAACGAACTCAATGTAAAATATGGCCTGAGCAACCGCGAGGAATTCCGCGGTGAGGTCGCCAGGGGCGAAGGTACGATTGACTTCAACTCCACCGAGCAAAAGGAACTGTTCGGTTTCGGCGCGGAGATGCCGACGGGCCTCTATTACACCCATCTGCAAGCGGTGATGGGTGGCTCCATCGTTTTTCCGACACCGACCGGGGAATACACCGAGGTGCAGACCAAGCATTATCGGGAATATGTGCAGTGGACTGCGACTGGCTACTTTGACGATGAAGGCGATATCGCCATCAGCAACAGCGGCAATATCGATATGTCAGACGCGACCTTCGGCGTGGGTATCCAGGCCGTTGGCCTGGGCGATACCGCGATCGTCAACAGCGGTGACATTGATGTCGGCACCCTCGGTCGCGGCATCGTCAGTCAGGGGGCGGGAAAGACCGAGATATACAACAGTGGCGCCATCAACCTGAACAGCGCCGGTAGCGCGGGGATCACGGTTGCCAGCCAGCACTTCGGCGATGACGTGGAGCTGAGTGGTAACGCCGCCGATCAGGCAACCGCAGACGCGTTTGGCGGCTTCCACAATGACGATACCCTGGTGATCAACGACGGCGTGATTCAGGCGTTCAATGATTCGAGTGAGCTGATCGAATACGGCGAAGCCGGTACGGTTGCCGCGATTCCGCTGACTACAGCGGGTATTTCGGTTAGCGCGCACAACGCCAACTTCCAGAATTCGAGCGTGAAGTTCACCCAGTACGGCCAGGGCGTGGTCGACCATATCAACGCCAGCAATTACGCGCGTCACGAGGCGGATATGGAAGCCTATGCCGCGGGTGATATTGCGCTGGACGAGGTGTGGGAATACAACAAGATCGAGATCGACGAGAGTGTCGAACTATCCAATGTTCGCGTAGTTAACAGCGGCGATATTGCGCTTAGCGATTTCTCTAGCGGTATTGAAGTACGCGCGCGCTACGGCGATGTTGTGGTGCAGAACAGCGGCGATATTTCCGTGGGTGATGGTATTCATGCCGTATCCCCGGTTTACAGCGCCTTTAATAGTAATTCTGCCGGTGTAAAGCTGAACAACTTTGGCATTGAAGGGCTGGCGAACCACTACCTGTTCAACACCGGAACAGTGACTGCGGGCGATATGGGCGACGGTCTGGTATCGCAGAGCTTCCACGGCTCCAGTACCGTCGTGAATGATGGTGTGGTCACCGTGGGCGATGGTCACATCATTCTCGCCGCGGATTCTCCCCTCGATAGTGACCACGGACGCCTGACTCACGGTGTAACGAGTGTCACCGGTGGCGGCCACGATGCCTATGCTACCGCAGTCAACAACGGCGAAATCAATTCGGGCGATCGCAGCATAGGGATGGTAGCGAGCAATGCGTTTACCACCGGTGCGTTCATTTCCGATGAGTTTGGTCACGATTTTACTGCCTCGGCAATCAACAGCGGCATCATCAATACCGGCGACAACTCGATTGGCATTCTCCTGAATGGCTATACCGCCATGGCCTATAACAGCGGCAGCATCACTGTGGGTGGTGGCCATGTTCAGGATACAAACCTGATTAAGGCGGGTGCCGGCATGAGCTCGGCCACTTCCGCTGCGGGCAATGCCACCGGCTTGATGCATGTGCTGGTCAACGCCGGGGAAATCCGCGGTGGTGACCAGATGATCGGTGTTCACGCCAATGCGGTGACCGCCTATGCCATACAGCAGGCTACCGGTTCCATCAGTCTCGGTTCGGATACTGCTGGTCTCGTCGCTATCGGCCAATCTGCGAATGCCCAGAATGCCGGTATCGTGACAACCGGTGATTCATCCAGCGGTATGGTTGCCCGCGGTGACCGCTTTGCGACGCTGTTCAACAGCGGACAAGTCAGTGTCGGTGACGACTCTATCGGCGCGCAGGCTTTCGGCGTCCTCGCGCGTGTGCAGAATTCCGGCACCATTTCCGCCGGTGACAACTCCACCGCGGTGCGCCTGTCCTCCGCGATTATCAACCAGGTGGATCCGGAAACCGGAGAAGTCCTCGGTCAGTTGGGCGGTTACGTGCAGAACCAGGGCACCATCAGTGCAGGGCACAACGGTATCGCCATCGAGAGTACCGAAGATTATGCCGCGAGCATCATCAACTCCGGCGTGATCGAGGGCTCCATCGTGATGGGTAACGGTGACGACCTGCTGTACAACGCCGTACAGACTGACGAAAACGGCTATGCCGTCGGTGCCGGCCGTATTGTATTGAACGATGCCTCCATCGATATGGGCGAAGGCGTCAACACCTTCCGCAATGTGTTCGGCGATATCGCCTTCTCCGGCGAGAGCGTCATCGACCTGGGCACTGCAGGTGTCATGCAGAACTACTCCTCCGGTGAAAGCTATGTCTCCATCTCCAGCATGGACGGCACTATCGGCGATACGCTGACCATCAATGGCGACGTGAACTTCACGACCGTACAGGGCAACAACGGCCTGCTGCTGGTGGATACCAGCTCCATGGGTAGCGACAGTATCGTTATCAATGGCGATCTGACCGTCGATGAACAGCTCAACGCTGCCGGCGACACCAAGCCCTCCAACCTGCGCGTCGGCATGAATGTGCTCGACCAGGGCAAGGGCCAGCAGACCGCCGAGATCCTGACTGTGAACGGCGAGCAGAAGCTCGATAACGTGGTGCTGGCCGGGCTGGGTGGTGACTTTGCCGATACCATCGTGAATGCAGAGATGCAGCAGGACGCCAACGGCAACTGGGTGATCGCCTACACGTCCGGCCTCTCCAACCTGGGCGCAGCGGCCAGCTCTGTCTCCCACCTGGCGGAAGGATTCTGGATGCGCTCCGCCACAGCCTTCCAGGATAGCGAGCGCGCGGTCAACGCTTCGGAATATGGTCGCGTCGCCGGATTCCAGATGTGGACCACCGGCTTCCACACCGATAGCGATGTGGACAGCCAGGGCGATGTGGCCGGGCAGAAGCTGGGCTTCACCCAGCTGCTGAGTGGCTCCATGGTCGGTGCGACTTACTCCACCAAGCTCGGCGGCAGCTGGCTGTCTGTCAGCCCGATCGTGGGCTACGGCTCGGCCGACGGTTCGCAGATGGAACAGCAATCCTCCTCGGCGCTGAATACCAAGTCGCTGGCCCTCAGTGGTACCTGGAGTATGGCGGACTTCTACGCCAGCGCCATCTACCAGAAGGTCGACTTCGACGCGTTCGTCAGTGCCGCTGGCTCCCGCGGCAATACTAGCGGTAAAGCGCACGGTTTCAGCCTGGAGGCCGGCTGGAACTATGTGCTGGATTCCGGTATCGCGCTGACCCCGTTTGCGCAGTGGAATGACGTCAAGGTGGAGATGGACGCGTTCACCTCTTCCGACGGCAACTTCGACTATGCCTACGATCTCGGCAACAGCAAGCGCGCGCGCCTGGGTATGAACCTGAGCAAGTCGTTCAAGTTCAGCGATGGCGTGGTCATGCCCTATGCAACCGTCAGCGTGCTCGACACACAAAATGCGAACAATCACGACCTCTATTCCAACGGTGTGGCTTTCAGCAGTGATGTGTCCGGCCAGGGCTTCAACCTCGACTTCGGTGTCGACGGCCGGTTCAGCACCTGGTCCGTTAAAGGTGGTCTGGGCGTTCACAGCGGTGACGTGGACAAGAACGGCCTGAGCGCCAGCTTCTCTATCACCCGCAACCTGTAA
- a CDS encoding TonB-dependent receptor, whose translation MFEKNRLSMCVATALLGLVASMPLAAEEQQGKEQKSESKEQKKAEEKSYSEDALVIHPSDKAIETIQVTGSLIPRTSFDGPDPMTVIGEEEMKEKGLLTVADVIDSLSENSGYREGDAGNLLSGFTVGASEANLRGLGAGRTLVLVNGRRIADYPLPFGGEQNGVDLGTIPSSALSRVEVLSGSASAIYGSDAVGGVINLITKRDMEQTMVSHTTGIYEEGYGMVNTTSFTTGKAFERGSVTFSLENLSTEPVYANDVSFLDDRKFMVSGISVSRQDLVNTANSGPASPAGYSCEANGLITTQTYGDDGRTVCNYDASSGIAMASQVDRTSMFVDGRYQLTDNISAFATVLTSKQDVASSVPANSWSGFVMNTDGNKGASITRSFAHDLGNTESTYDQEMWTVMLGVQGDLELGGNTWNWDLGYSKARFNVTQKYAALREEVLRDWILDGASDYTELGPNTYMVDNDFYDNSLVDNIFRDASQDREALMGTATTFADSSAQSLTAKVVGDLSDFGVLYNPVTVAISADWSSQSTGIDPDERSRNLNGNGWLNVGAIEANGSRDRTAIGAEFLVPVTEDLELTLATRMDRYDDSSAIGGRSTSTMKFVYSPFDMLKFRGHLAQTFRAPDMFNIYGESTGFASITDLLGGDCYDGENFTGVCPGYTVTSIRRGSQELDEEKGKDIGFGIVFNPTNHVNLSADWYKVRLNDLVLTESAFGLMSNEWQCATGGLPGGSKFCQDVNDRIIRDETGRVDTIIIEPQNQEYRELQGLDVRMSTSFESAKFGRFGMGMNYVNTLSHEWLQFAGDEPIDLRNGQPGQSLPATRTSLNFSWSNPLNGFRSIGAGLFIQRQGRVDNFVGTKKLEPYYTANLTVNYKASARMNLGLTIQNLTNAMPITDETNPYWPYYWSHLQSPMGRNVNLSFSYFLSN comes from the coding sequence ATGTTTGAGAAAAATAGGCTCTCCATGTGCGTGGCGACAGCGCTATTGGGGCTGGTTGCGTCGATGCCGCTGGCTGCGGAGGAGCAGCAGGGCAAGGAGCAAAAAAGCGAAAGCAAAGAGCAGAAAAAAGCCGAAGAGAAGTCTTATTCAGAGGATGCATTGGTCATTCATCCGAGCGATAAGGCTATCGAAACCATACAGGTCACCGGCTCGCTGATACCGCGCACCTCGTTCGACGGACCGGACCCCATGACGGTCATCGGCGAAGAGGAAATGAAAGAAAAAGGCCTGCTGACTGTCGCGGATGTGATCGACTCCCTGTCGGAAAACAGCGGCTACCGCGAAGGCGATGCCGGCAACCTGCTGTCAGGATTTACCGTGGGCGCGAGCGAAGCGAACCTGCGCGGCCTGGGTGCCGGCCGCACTCTGGTACTGGTCAATGGGCGTCGTATTGCCGATTACCCGCTGCCGTTTGGCGGCGAGCAGAACGGTGTCGACCTCGGCACCATACCCAGCTCGGCGCTCTCCCGCGTGGAAGTGCTGAGTGGCAGCGCCTCGGCCATTTACGGTTCCGATGCGGTGGGTGGGGTAATCAACCTGATTACCAAGCGTGACATGGAACAGACCATGGTGTCGCACACCACCGGTATCTACGAAGAAGGCTATGGCATGGTCAATACGACCTCCTTCACCACCGGTAAGGCATTTGAGCGCGGCTCCGTCACCTTTAGCCTGGAGAACCTGTCCACCGAGCCGGTGTACGCCAACGACGTCAGTTTTCTGGATGATCGCAAGTTCATGGTCAGCGGTATTTCCGTGTCGCGGCAGGACCTGGTCAATACAGCGAATAGCGGTCCGGCCTCGCCCGCCGGTTATAGCTGTGAAGCCAATGGCCTGATCACCACTCAGACCTACGGTGACGACGGGCGCACGGTGTGTAATTACGACGCCTCTTCGGGGATTGCCATGGCGTCCCAGGTGGACCGCACTTCCATGTTTGTCGACGGCCGCTACCAGTTAACCGACAACATCAGCGCGTTCGCCACCGTGCTGACCTCCAAGCAGGACGTGGCCAGTTCCGTGCCGGCCAACAGCTGGTCGGGTTTTGTGATGAACACCGACGGCAACAAGGGGGCCAGCATCACCCGCAGCTTCGCCCACGACCTGGGTAACACCGAGTCCACCTATGACCAGGAGATGTGGACCGTGATGTTGGGCGTGCAGGGTGACCTCGAGCTGGGCGGCAACACCTGGAACTGGGATCTGGGTTATTCGAAAGCGCGCTTCAACGTGACGCAAAAATATGCAGCGCTGCGTGAAGAAGTGCTGCGCGACTGGATCCTGGATGGCGCCAGTGATTACACCGAGCTGGGCCCGAATACGTATATGGTCGACAACGACTTCTATGACAACAGTCTGGTCGACAATATTTTCCGCGATGCTTCGCAGGATCGTGAAGCGCTGATGGGAACCGCCACGACCTTTGCCGACTCCAGCGCACAGTCACTGACTGCTAAGGTGGTTGGGGACCTGAGTGACTTCGGCGTGCTGTACAACCCGGTCACCGTGGCGATCAGCGCCGACTGGTCGAGCCAGAGTACCGGTATCGACCCGGATGAGCGCTCGCGCAACCTGAACGGTAATGGCTGGCTGAATGTGGGTGCTATCGAGGCCAATGGCAGCCGCGATCGCACTGCGATCGGCGCCGAGTTCCTGGTGCCGGTGACCGAGGATCTGGAGCTGACCCTGGCTACCCGTATGGACCGCTATGACGACTCCAGTGCTATTGGCGGCCGCAGTACTTCCACCATGAAGTTCGTCTATAGCCCGTTCGATATGCTGAAGTTCCGCGGCCACTTGGCACAGACATTCCGCGCCCCGGATATGTTCAATATCTACGGTGAATCTACCGGCTTCGCGTCAATCACTGACCTGCTGGGTGGCGATTGTTATGACGGTGAAAACTTTACCGGCGTCTGCCCCGGTTACACCGTGACTTCCATCCGTCGTGGCAGCCAGGAGCTGGACGAGGAAAAGGGCAAGGATATTGGTTTCGGTATCGTGTTTAACCCGACCAACCATGTCAATTTGTCCGCGGACTGGTACAAGGTGCGTCTGAATGACCTGGTGCTGACCGAGAGCGCCTTCGGCCTCATGTCTAACGAGTGGCAGTGCGCGACTGGCGGCCTGCCGGGTGGCAGTAAATTCTGTCAGGACGTCAATGACCGGATCATTCGCGACGAAACCGGTCGTGTCGACACCATCATTATCGAGCCGCAGAACCAGGAGTATCGCGAGCTGCAGGGCCTCGACGTGCGTATGTCCACGTCGTTTGAGTCGGCGAAGTTTGGCCGCTTTGGCATGGGTATGAACTATGTGAATACGCTGTCGCACGAATGGCTGCAGTTTGCCGGTGATGAGCCGATCGATCTGCGTAATGGCCAGCCGGGCCAGTCTTTGCCGGCCACGCGCACCAGCCTGAATTTCAGCTGGAGCAACCCGCTGAACGGGTTCCGCTCGATTGGTGCGGGCCTGTTTATTCAGCGCCAGGGCCGTGTGGACAACTTTGTCGGCACCAAGAAGCTGGAGCCGTATTACACCGCGAACCTCACCGTAAACTACAAGGCAAGTGCACGCATGAATCTGGGCCTGACGATCCAGAACCTGACTAACGCCATGCCGATTACCGATGAGACCAATCCCTACTGGCCTTACTAC
- a CDS encoding MipA/OmpV family protein, producing the protein MYTRIRAVLLALLAQLNSVTATAAPTEDAPTWEFGIALGAGVLENPLADHESGETFFLPSFSYYGDRFFVSNLTVGYALVENENFYVDLVARPNEDGLYYKLDKDAVTTGSLTSYLTHLSAPEVGDIDRDVSVMGGPSFTWVNDYVDVSFAWFHDISNVHQGTETHLSLDKRYPLLDGAIGLSLGATQKDADLVRYYYHFTDSEAGVFAPRYARLFPAGDVTDLYARVHFSYPLSKRFELRLAARYNHLDLSGRNPRFIDKPETLSWFAGIQYTFGGE; encoded by the coding sequence ATGTACACAAGAATCAGAGCAGTCCTGCTCGCGCTCCTCGCGCAGCTCAACAGCGTTACCGCGACCGCCGCCCCCACTGAAGATGCCCCCACGTGGGAGTTCGGCATCGCGCTTGGCGCCGGTGTGCTGGAAAATCCTCTTGCCGACCACGAGTCTGGCGAAACTTTTTTCCTGCCTTCATTCAGTTACTACGGCGACCGCTTTTTTGTCAGCAATCTGACTGTGGGTTACGCACTGGTTGAGAACGAGAACTTTTATGTCGATCTGGTCGCGCGACCGAACGAAGACGGCCTCTATTACAAGCTGGATAAAGACGCCGTCACCACCGGATCACTGACTTCCTATTTGACCCATCTCAGTGCCCCCGAGGTCGGTGACATTGATCGCGATGTATCGGTCATGGGCGGCCCGAGCTTCACCTGGGTAAACGACTACGTCGATGTGTCCTTTGCCTGGTTTCACGATATTTCCAACGTGCACCAGGGCACCGAGACACACCTCAGTCTGGACAAGCGATATCCCCTTCTGGACGGCGCCATTGGCTTGAGCCTGGGCGCGACACAGAAAGATGCCGACCTGGTGCGTTACTACTACCATTTTACGGATTCCGAAGCGGGTGTTTTCGCGCCGCGCTACGCCCGGTTATTTCCGGCTGGGGATGTGACCGATCTTTATGCGCGGGTGCATTTTTCCTATCCGCTGAGCAAGCGGTTTGAACTGCGCCTGGCCGCCCGCTATAACCATCTTGATCTGAG